A genomic segment from Solenopsis invicta isolate M01_SB chromosome 5, UNIL_Sinv_3.0, whole genome shotgun sequence encodes:
- the LOC120357926 gene encoding uncharacterized protein LOC120357926: protein MFKSSSKLQESKGKKKGNIWQLFRATNFESLMYPCFTICRILGMFSYKINALNIKICKICYVLSIIIASVISVCTLIALYVLNFSKEVEYTNVPITKKLHDNWLLVSGGFMQVVTFILNKPRMHLIQTILELSLRLPLETYQNLSRLIHTKDIFGLVYIFVEASIIFCNLPENFLSKIFVLYNILFSFQMDMLYMNCVFVLKACFKQINDNLINLEAPVTNDESYSFRSIYYNGRNSLMLMELKALKKQHLAVSDTVQVLNKIFSVQLIANMILTMTRSSLKMGLLIWTCETGKNQAAAINTTVHSVLNSTSDKEIKHELQLFSLQLMHHKNVFSAKWFNMDVALLTAMMRGITTHLVILIQFLYISCNE, encoded by the exons atgtttaagtcATCGTCGAAGCTCCAAGAATCCAAAGGCAAAAAGAAAGGAAATATATGGCAGCTATTTCGAGCCACGAATTTTGAATCGTTAATGTATCCTTGCTTCACTATTTGTCGTATTCTGGGCATGTTTTCATATAAGATCAATGCTTTAAAcatcaaaatttgcaaaatatgcTACGTTTTATCGATCATTATTGCCAGCGTCATTAGCGTTTGCACACTAATAGCTTTATATGTACTCAATTTTTCTAAAGAAGTTGAGTATACAAACGTACCGATAACCAAAAAATTGCACGACAACTGGTTGCTTGTTTCCGGCGGTTTCATGCAGGTTGTcacattcattttaaataaaccgAGAATGCATTTAATTCAAACCATATTGGAACTCTCTTTAAGATTGCCCTTGGAAACATACCAAAATCTATCTAGACTTATTCATACCAAGGACATTTTTGGCTTAGTCTATATATTCGTGGAAGCGTCGATAATTTTCTGCAACTTACCAGAAAACTTTTTATCGAAGATATTCGTCCTATATAACATCCTGTTCTCGTTTCAAATGGATATGTTATACATGAATTGTGTTTTTGTATTAAAAGCCtgtttcaaacaaataaatgaCAATCTAATAAATTTAGAGGCACCAGTAACGAATGATGAGTCATATAGCTTTAGAAGCATCTATTATAATGGGAGAAATTCGTTGATGCTCATGGAACTCAAAGCTTTGAAGAAACAACATTTAGCAGTCAGTGACACAGTACAAGTGCTAAATAAGATTTTTAGTGTGCAACTTATTGCTAACATGA TATTAACTATGACACGTTCTTCTTTAAAAATGGGATTGTTAATATGGACTTGCGAAACCGGCAAAAATCAAGCAGCAGCTATCAACACTACCGTCCATAGCGTGCTAAACAGCACCAGCGATAAGGAAATAAAACACgag TTGCAGCTATTTTCTCTACAATTAATGCATCATAAAAATGTGTTCTCTGCAAAATGGTTTAATATGGACGTAGCACTTCTCACTGCT ATGATGCGCGGCATTACTACGCACTTAGTAATCTTGATACAATTCCTGTACATATCTTGCAATGAGTAA
- the LOC113004098 gene encoding putative gustatory receptor 28a: MFGSSKLQTRAIDKMRKKWRFFCATDFESLMCPCFIFCQILGIFPYKIDASVFKTSKPRYVISTIAICVCFIGFLTVFCMINIYGITKFKGVPRIIERNCFYILSSFIAVVTYILSGPRMRLLQTIMEISSKLPPESYHKLSKLIHAKDVLGSIFIVSGAIYFSMDIHIVLQFFLMYVYLLIFQMDMLYMNCVCVLKACLKRINDNLEHMRELMIENEVYHLDPMYKHRSPFLLIELRALKRQHLTISNTVQMLNIIFSLQLLATIIITFGEITFHLYFHILYWQDGTILINIDDSLYATFLTISITYYFIKIALIVWACETGKDQAVRIATTVHDVLNSVSNNEIKAELHLFSMQIMHREIRFAAMGLNVDATLLTTIVGNISTYLIILMQFLTMPQFCNKEVILNVTQITQ; encoded by the exons ATGTTTGGTTCCTCAAAATTACAAACACGAGCCATTGACAAAATGCGAAAAAAATGGCGATTTTTTTGTGCCACGGATTTCGAATCGTTGATGTGTCCGTGTTTCATCTTTTGCCAAATTCTCGGAATATTTCCATATAAGATCGACGCTTCGGTCTTCAAGACTTCCAAACCACGTTACGTTATTTCAACCATCGCTATATGTGTTTGCTTCATTGGATTCTTAACCGTTTTCTGTATGATCAACATTTATGGAATCACGAAGTTCAAAGGCGTACCCAGGATTATTGAGCGTAATTGCTTTTACATACTAAGTAGTTTTATAGCGGTTGTGACATACATTTTGAGCGGTCCACGAATGCGTTTGCTCCAAACGATAATGGAGATCTCTTCGAAATTACCTCCAGAGTCATATCATAAACTTTCCAAACTAATCCACGCCAAGGACGTCTTAGGTTCCATCTTTATAGTTTCAGGGGCGATATATTTCTCAATGGACATCCATATTGTACTCCAGTTTTTCTTAATGTACGTTTACCTTCTGATATTTCAGATGGATATGTTGTATATGAATTGCGTTTGTGTACTAAAGGCCTGTTTAAAGAGAATTAATGATAATCTGGAACATATGCGGGAGCTCATGATAGAAAATGAGGTGTATCATCTCGATCCGATGTACAAGCATAGAAGTCCATTCTTGCTGATCGAACTAAGAGCTTTGAAAAGGCAGCATCTGACGATCAGTAATACAGTGCAAAtgttgaatataattttcagtttACAGCTTCTCGCTACCATAATTATAACTTTCGGCGAGATCACTTTCCATCTCTACTTTCATATATTGTATTGGCAAGACGGCACAATCCTGATCAATATAGACGACAGCTTGTATGCTACATTCTTGACGATATCCataacgtattattttataaaaatagcgtTGATAGTGTGGGCCTGTGAAACTGGCAAAGATCAGGCTGTGCGGATCGCCACTACCGTTCATGATGTGCTTAACAGCGTAagcaataatgaaattaaagccGAG TTGCACTTATTTTCCATGCAAATTATGCATCGTGAAATTAGATTCGCTGCGATGGGTCTCAATGTGGACGCGACGCTTCTCACTACA ATTGTGGGGAACATcagtacatatttaataatcttgatGCAATTTTTAACTATGCCACAATTTTGCAATAAAGAAGTTATcttaaatgttacacaaataacTCAATGA
- the LOC120357915 gene encoding uncharacterized protein LOC120357915 has protein sequence MYPCFTICRILGLFPYQINALNIKICRTYYVQSTIITFVSCVYLLYNIYHYNFSEDIEDIDLPIPRKLNDNCGNISIFLVTVITFILSKPRMRLIQTILELSSRLSLESYQNLSKLIHAKDILCLVYISAPCSILIFFSKNIGNFITLMFLLYQTLMMFQMDMLYMNCVFVLKACFKQINDNLMNLTKSVTNAEPHILRGTYYNERNPLVKIKALEKQHLAISNAVQELNMIFSLQLLVSIIRIFAAVTFLLYFVTMRWKIGMMINDINSLMFDMFMIYGITRPIFKLVLLIWVCETGKNQAVDINATVHSVLNSISDKEIKRELQLFALQLLHHKNVFSAKWFDMDVALFTAMVGGITRHLIILIQFLYPCN, from the exons ATGTATCCTTGCTTCACTATTTGCCGTATTCTGGGGTTGTTTCCATATCAGATCAATGCTTTAAACATCAAAATTTGCAGAACATACTATGTTCAATCGACCATCATTACCTTTGTCTCTTGTGTTTACTTACTATACAATATCTATCACTACAATTTTTCTGAAGATATAGAGGACATCGACTTACCCATACCCAGGAAATTGAATGATAACTGCGgtaacatttccatttttcttGTGACAgttattacgtttattttaagtaaaccACGAATGCGTTTAATTCAAACCATACTGGAACTCTCTTCAAGATTATCCTTGGAATCATATCAAAATCTATCTAAATTAATCCATGCCAAGGACATTCTTTGTCTAGTTTATATATCCGCGCCATGTTCGATACTtatattcttttctaaaaaCATCGGAAACTTTATAACACTGATGTTCTTACTATACCAAACTTTGATGATGTTTCAAATGGATATGTTATATATGAATTGTGTTTTtgtattaaaagcttgtttcaAGCAAATCAACGATAATTTGATGAATCTAACAAAATCAGTAACGAATGCTGAGCCACATATTCTTAGAGGAACCTATTATAATGAGAGAAATCCATTGGTAAAAATCAAGGCTTTGGAAAAGCAACATTTGGCGATTAGCAATGCAGTGCAAGAGCTAAATATGATTTTCAGTTTGCAACTTCTTGTTTCCATAATTAGAATATTTGCCGCAGTCACTTTTCTGTTATACTTTGTTACAATGCGTTGGAAAATTGGCATGATGATAAATGATATAAACAGCCTGATGTTCGATATGTTTATGATATACGGTATAACACGTCCTATTTTTAAATTGGTATTGTTAATATGGGTTTGCGAAACTGGCAAGAATCAAGCTGTTGATATCAACGCCACCGTCCACAGCGTGCTAAACAGCATCAGCGATAAGGAAATAAAACGCgag CTGCAGTTATTCGCTCTGCAATTATTGCATCATAAAAATGTGTTCTCTGCAAAATGGTTTGATATGGATGTAGCACTTTTCACTGCT ATGGTGGGCGGCATTACCAGGcacttaataattttgatacaattcCTGTACCCTTGCAATTAA